Below is a window of Synechococcus sp. RSCCF101 DNA.
CAGGTCGGGCTGCTCGCGGTGGAACAGGGTCAGAGCCTGCTCGCCGTCCTCGGCTGCGATCACCCGGTAGCCGGCGAGCTGCAGCCGCATGAGCAGCACCCTGCGCACGGCCGGCTCATCGTCCACCACAAGGATGGTGGCCTTCGGCCGTGCCTGGTCGGGCGCTGGCATGAACCCCCTATTTATGAAGATTCACAACCTTACTCATCGGAGTCGCCTTTCCAGGTGGCGGAAGCCCCCCTCAATGCCGCTTTTTCGATTGTTTTAAGAAATGGCCGCCGCTGCCGGCGTGGGCTCAGGGCTGCGCCGCGTCCGGGCCCTCGGGCCAGCGGGCCCTGGCGTAGCGGTTCCACTGGCGAGCCGCCTCCGCCACCGCCTCGTCGCTGCTGATCTGGCCGAGCATCGCCCGCTGCAGTTCGGTGTAGACGATGGCCTGCAGGCGCTTGATGCCGGGTGTGGCCGGAACCAGCACCCGGCCGCGGCGGAGGGTGCGGGCCGACTCGAGTCGGGCATCGCGGATCAGGGTCTCCGCCGGCGTGGCCGGAACCTCACGGCTCAGGGCGGCCTCCACCTCCTCCAGGGCCTGCACCGATGAGGGCAGCACCCGGGCCAGCTCGGCGAAGCGGGCCTGGTTGGACGCGTTGGTGAGGAAGAGAGCGAGGCTCACAGCCTGCTCCGGCATGGCGCTCTGGCGCGGCACGGCCAGGGTCATCACGGCCACGTTCGCCGCTCCATCGGCACCCGTGATCGGTGGATGGGGCCGGGTGGCCGCGGCCACGCCCGGGGCGTTGGTCTGGATGGTGCGCAGGAACTCGGCGCCGCTGGCCAGCAGAGCCAGCTCACCGCTCTGGTACAGCTCGATGGCGCGACGCTGGCCCTGACTCACCACCTCGCGCGGCAGCAGGCCCTCCCGGTAGAGATCGGTCCAGAAGGCGAAGGCCCGCCGGCCCGCCTCGGTCTCGAAGCCGGCGCGAAGGTCCTCATCCAGCAGAGTCACCCCCATCTGGACCATCGACTCGAGCAGCTCGGCCGAGTCGTCCGGCACAACGGTCACGAACAGGCCGTAGCGGCCGGTGGCCCGCCGCACGGCCCGGGCGTAGGCCGGAACCTCCTCCCAGGACCGGGGCGGTCCCTCCAGGCCGGCCCGCTCCAGCAGATCGCTGTTGACCAGACTGATCCGGGCCGTGAGGTACCAGGGGATGGCGATCTGATCGTCGCCCTGGGCACCCGCCTCCCAGATGCCGGGCAGATAGCGCTCGGCCGTTCCCTCCGGCAGCATCGGCTCGAGATCCAGAAGCCCCCGCTTGCTGGCCAGATTGGCGGCGAAGGGAGGGTTGAGGTTCACCACGTCCGGCGCCGTGCGCGCGAACACGGCGGCCAGCAGCTTCCGCTCCACCGACCCCCAGGGCAGGTCGGTCCACTGCACCTCGGTGCCGGGATGGCGGTCCTCCCAGTCGGCCAGTACGGCGGCCATGTAGTCGTTGAATTTCGGGGCCAGCTGCAGCGTCCAGAGCTGCAGCTCACGGCGCCCATCGGCGGAGCGGGGCCCGCTGCAGCCCGCCAGCAGCAGACCGAGCAGGAGGCCGAGGGCCATGCGCCTGGGGATCCGGAACAGCATCGCGGCGGGGGAACGGGGCATCAGACGGGCGCCAGGCGACGCCAGAGCAGCAGCAGGGGCGAGCAGCAGAGCGGAGCCAGCAGAGCGGTGATCAGCACCTGGAGCACGGCGGTGACCAGAACGCCATCGAGGGCGGAGGAGGACATCCGCGGCCAGTCGGCGATCCAGAGCTGGGCCAGAACGCTCAGGTTGAGCAGCGCGGCCCCCAGCAGAGCGAGCAGACCGAGATTGAGGCTGCGCTGGATCGGAGGGGCGCGCAACCCGATCCTTCCGTACCACCAGCCCAGCAGCAGCAGAGCGGGCAGAACGCTCGGACCATCCAGATGCAGCGCGTCCACCAGCAGACCGAGGGCCAGAGCCATCAGCAGGCCGGAGCGGCGCCCATCCACGAGCGCCCAGGGCAGCAGCCACAGCACCGACCAGCAGGGCGGCACGCCATCGAGCCGGAGCAGGGGCGGGTTCCCCAGCTGCAGCAGCGGCACCAGCAGAACAGGACCCAGACAGAGGGGGCGGCGGATCAGCTGACCTCTCATGGCAGGCGGCGGATCTGGACCCAGTCGATCGCCGCCACGGGGGCGCTGGGCTGCAGCAGGGCGGTGGGAGCGGGCACGCTGCGCTCATCGAGCGAGGCGATCACCCCCACGGGCAGGTTGGCCGGCACCAGGGTGCTGGCCGGGGAGGTGGTGACCACATCGCCGACGCGCACCTGAGGGTCCTTGTCGAGGAAACGCAGCACCGGCCGGCTGGAGCCGGCCCCCTCCAGCAGGCCGTGGCGACGGGTGCGGGGCACCCAGACGCCCACATCACTGCCGCGGGCCGTGAGCAGGCGGACCCTGGCGGTGCTCGGGGTGACACTGGCCAGGGTGCCGATCAGACCGCCGGGGCCCATCACGGCATCGCCGGCCTGCAGACCGTGCAGTGAGCCGCGACCGAGCTCCAGCTGCTGCCACCACCCCGCGGTGGAGCGGGAGATCACCGGTGCGGCGATGAGGGTGGCGTCCGCATCCGCCAGGTCCAGCAGCCCGCGCAGCCGGGCGTTGTCCCGCTCCAGCAGGGACAGGCGGGTGCGCTGCTCGAGGCTCGTGGCCGAGTCGATCCACTGCCGCTGGGCCGGACCGGGCCAGAAGGGCCGACTGATCAGGGCATAGAGATCGGCCGGGCCGGCCCCCTTGCCGAAGCGCACGAGCACCAGGGCGGCCAGAGCGACCAGCCAGGGCAGGCTCTGCTGGATGCGCCCGACGGACGGGCGGCGCAGCCAGCGCCAGGAGGGCATGGCGATCAGGTCGTGGCGCGGGCGAAGTCAGGGGTGTCGAGCACGCGCTGGAGGCGCTTGTAGTCCTCCAGCACCTGACCGCAGCCGTTGACCACACACAGCAGGGGGTCCTCGGCGATGTGGGTGAGGATGCCGGTCTCGTGGCTGATCAGCTCACTGATGCCGCGCACCAGGGCGCCGCCGCCGGCCAGCATGATGCCGCGATCGACGATGTCGGCCGCCAGCTCGGGCGGGGTGCGCTCGAGGGTGCGCTTCACCGCCTCGACGATCACGTTGAGCGGTTCGGCCATCGCTTCCCGCAGGTCGCCGGCACGCACCGTGATGGTGCGGGGCAGGCCGGAGAGCAGGTGGAGGCCACGCACGTCCATCGTCTCCTCGTCGAAGCCGTTGTCCGGGAAGGCGGAGCCGATGCGGATCTTGATCTCCTCCGCGGTGCGCTCGCCCACCACGAGGTTGTGCACCTTCTTGAGATAGACGCTGATCGAATCGCTCAGTTCGTCGCCGGCCACGCGCACCGACTCCGAGAGCACGGTGCCGCCGAGGCTGAGCACAGCCACTTCGGTGGTGCCGCCGCCGATGTCGACGATCATGGTGCCGATCGGATCGGTCACCGGCAGGCCGGCACCGATGGCCGCGGCCACCGGTTCATCGATCAGGTGCACCTCGCGGGCGCCGGCGAGGCCGGCCTCCCGCACGGCCCGGCGCTCGACGCCGGTCACACCGCTGGGGATGCCCACCACCAGGCGCGGCGCCACGATGCCGCGGCCCTCATTGCCCTTCTGGATGAAGGACTTGATCATCTGCTCGGCGGCGTCGAAATCGGCGATCACGCCATCGCGCAGGGGACGCACCGCGCGGATGTTGCCCGGCGTGCGGCCGAGCATCAGCTTGGCTTCATCCCCGACGGCGAGCGGAGCGTTGCGCTCCAGGTCCATCGCCACCACCGAGGGCTCCTGCAGCACGATGCCGCGGCCGGAGACATAGATCAGTGTGTTGGCGGTTCCCAGGTCGATGCCGATGTCGCGCGAGAGCTGGAAACGACGCAGAAACACGGAGAATCCCGGAAGGGCGTTGAATCATACGGACCGTTCCGGGGCGGGTCCGGAGCCACGGCCTGAGACGCGTCGGCCCGGCCGGGGAAGTGTTTGAACGGTGAGGCACGGAAGCGTGCCGCATCATTGATCCATCACCAGCAGAAGGAACCGAATCATGGGTGTGAATTCCGTGACCCTCGTCGGCCGTGCCGGCCGGGACCCCGACGTGCGCTACTTCGAATCGGGGAGCGTCGTGGCCAATCTGACCCTGGCCGTGAACCGCCGCAGCCGGGATGACGAACCCGACTGGTTCAATCTCGAGATCTGGGGCAAGCAGGCCCAGGTGGCGGCGGATTACGTCCGCAAGGGATCCCTGCTCGGGATCATCGGCAGCTTCAAGCTCGACCGCTGGACCGACCGTGCCACCGGTGAGGAGCGCAGCAAGCCCGTGGTGCGGGTGGACCGTCTCGAACTGCTGGGCTCCCGCCGGGACAGCGAAGCCGGCGCCGCCTCGATGGATGAGGGCGGTGGCTACGGAGGCGGAGCGCCGAGCGAGGCGGAAGTGCCCTTCTGAAGACGCGGGCGCGTCTCAGTCGCTGGTGTGGCGGCGGCGCCAGGCCCTGAGGCCCAGCCAGATACCGCCGCCGACCACCGCCACCACCAGCAGCACCTTGATCACCTTCGACACCGGCTCGATCCAGAGCTCGACGCGGGCGTAGCTCTCGCCCAGGGCGATGCCGGCAACGGTGAGCAGGATGGTCCAGATCAGGCTGCCGGCCGTGGTCCAGATCAGGAACGGCACCATCGGCATCATCTCCACACCGGCCGGCACGGAGATGAGGGTGCGGATGCCGGGCACCAGCCGGCCCCAGAACACCAGGGCCGAGCCGTAGCGGGAGAACCAGCGCCGCGAGCGGGCCAGATCGTCGGGGCTGATGCCGAGCCAGCGGCCGTGGCGCCCCAGCCAGTGCTCGAGCCGCTCCTCGTTCACCAGCCGGCCGATGCCGTACCAGGGGAAGGCACCGAGCACGGTGCCGGCCAGGCCGGCCAGCACCACCGGAATGAACTGCAGCTGCCCCTGCTGCACGTAAAAGCCCCCCAGAGGCATGATCAGCTCCGAGGGGATGGGGGGGAACAGATTCTCCAGAAACATCGCCGCGAAGATCGAGCCGTACCCCAGCCACTGGTTGGCGGCCACGGCCTGCCCGATCAGCTCGGGCAGGCGGGTGACCAGGTCGGTGAGGCTCATCGGCGCGGGGGTGCTGTCCGGGTCATCGTCCGCGTTCGGGCGGGATCCGGCGAGCGCTCCGGGATCAGTAGCGGTAGTGGTCGGGCTTGTAGGGGCCGGCCACCGGCACGTTGATGTAGTCGGCCTGCTCCTGGCTGAGCTCGGTGAGGCGGGCACCGATGCGCTCCAGATGGAGGCGGGCCACCATCTCATCGAGGTGCTTGGGCAGCACGTGCACGCTGTTGCCGTACTGCTCACCGCGGCAGAACAGCTCGATCTGAGCCAGCACCTGGTTGGTGAAGGAGTTGCTCATCACGAAGCTGGGGTGACCGGTGGCGCAGCCCAGGTTCACCAGACGGCCTTCGGCGAGAAGGATGATGCGATTACCGCTGGGCAGGGTGATGTGATCCACCTGGGGCTTGATCGTCTCCCAGCTGTACTGACGCAGCGAGGCCACATCGATCTCATTGTCGAAGTGGCCGATGTTGCAGACGATCGCCTCATCCTTCATGGCGATCAGATGCTCATGCCGGATCACATTGAAGTTGCCGGTGGCGGTGACGAAGATGTCGACATCGCGCACCACATCGTCAAGACGCACCACGCGATAGCCCTCCATCGCAGCCTGCAGCGCGCAGATGGGGTCCACCTCGGCCACCATCACCGTGGCGCCCAGGCCGCGCAGGGACTGGGCCGAGCCCTTGCCCACGTCGCCATAGCCCATCACCAGGGCCACCTTGCCCGCCACCATCACATCGGTGGCGCGCTTGATGCCGTCCACCAGGGATTCACGGCAGCCGTAGAGGTTGTCGAACTTGCTCTTGGTGACCGAGTCGTTGACGTTGATCGCCGGGAAGCAGAGATCACCGCTCTTGTGCATCTGCACCAGGCGGGCCACACCGGTGGTGGTCTCCTCGGTCACACCGCGGATCGCAGCGCGCACGCGGGAGTAGAAGCCGGGCTGAGCCGCCAGCTTCTGGCGGATGGCGCTGAACAGGGCACGCTCCTCATCGTTGGAGGGGTGGTCGAGCACCGACGGATCGCTCTCGGCCCGGCTGCCGAGCATCACCAGACCGGTGGCATCGCCGCCGTCGTCGAGGATCATGTTGGGGCAGCCACCATCGCCCCACTCGAGGATGCGATGGGTGAAGGCCCAGTACTCATCCAGGGTCTCGCCCTTGTAGGCGAACACCGGAATGCCGGAGGCGGCGATCGCCGCGGCGGCGTGATCCTGGGTGGAGAAGATGTTGCAGGAGGCCCAGCGCACCTCGGCGCCCAGCGCCACCAGGGTGTTGATCAAGACAGCCGTCTGGATCGTCATGTGCAGGCTGCCGGCGATGCGGGCACCCTTGAGCGGCTGGGTGTCGCCGTGCATGCGACGCAGCGCCATCAGACCGGGCATCTCGGTCTCGGCGATGGCGATCTCCTTGCGACCGAAATCGGCCTGGTTGATGTCAGCCACCACGTAGGAGCTGGTGGTCTGCGGCAGGGCAGACGAAACAGGAGGCGTGGCCACCATGACGTGCAAAACTCCCTCGCGGGGAGGCGATGTTGTTCAAAAACCGCGGAGGGCCGAGGCTTCGGGCTCCAGTGGCGACACCCTACAAGGATGAAGAGTTGGCTCGCTGATGCCGCCGCCACGGAGGATCTGGGGCGTGATCTGATCAACCGGCTGCTGCCAGGGGCCAACGCAACCGAGCCGTTGCCGGGACCGGCGACGCTGCCGGTTCTGCTGCTGCGGGGCGCCCTCGGGGCCGGCAAGACCTGCCTGACCCGGGGCCTGGCCCGGGGTCTGGGCATCGAGGAGCCGATCACCAGCCCCACCTTCGCGCTCGCCCAGCACTACAGCGGCTGGCGGCACGGAACCGAAACCGCCCTGGTGCACCTCGACCTCTACCGGCTCGAGCAGCCGGCGGCGGCCGATGAGCTGTTTCTGCAGGAGCAGGAGCAGGCCGAGGAGCGGGGCGCGCTGCTGGTGGTGGAGTGGCCCGAGCGCCTCTCCTTCACGCCGCCCGGGAGCTGGACGGTGCAGCTGGAGATCGTGGCGGAGGGCCGGCTGGCGCGGCTCAGCGCTGCAACAGCGCCCTGACGGCGTCCGCGTCGGGCTGAGGTTCGATGGCGCCCTCGCCGCCGCAGGTGAGCGCGCCGCAGGCAGAGGCGAAGCGGATCGCCTCCTCCAGGGGAGCCGCGGCAGCCGAATCGATCATGCCGGGGTCCTCGGCCAGCCGGTGCAGCAGACCGGCGGTGAAGGCATCGCCCGCGCCGGTGGTGTCCCGCACCGGCACAGCCAGCGCCGGGCACGCCCCCTCGAGCCGGCCATTGCTCCAGCGCACCGGCCGGGAGCCATCACTGATCACCACCAGACAGGCCTGATCGGGGCGACGGGGCAGAGCCCGATGCACCACCACCGGATCCCGGCTGGCGAAGAGCCACTCGGCCTCCTCGGCCGCCAGCTTGAGCACCGCCACGCGCGGCAGAACAGCCAGGATCGGGTGGCGGGCCTGGGCTGCGGAGCAGGGCCAGAAGGTGGGCCGCCAGTTCACGTCCATGGCGATGGGCACCCCGGCCGCCTCCGCCATGGCCATGGCCAGCGCGTGCGCGCGGGCCGCAGGGCCGCCCGCCATCGGGATGGTGCCCACGAGCAGCCAGGCGGCCCGGGGGAGCAGCGCCTCCAGCACCGGTTGCAGGGCGTCGGGGTTCAGGGCCTGATCGGCGAAGCCGGCGCCGCGATCACCCATGAAGCCGCCGAAGCAGCGCTCCCCGGCCGCATCGCGCGACACCAGCACCACCCGGGTGGGGCGATCCGGGTCCGCCTGCAGGCCATCGGGGCGCACACCCCGCTGCTGGAAGAGGGCCCGGAAGCGGCGACCGGCGTCGTCCTGCCCAAGACGCGCGACCAACGCAGAGTCTGTACCCAGCCGCGCGAGGGCACAGGCCACGTTGGCCGGCGCACCGCCCAGGCAGTCGCTGGAGGGTCCGATCCGCACATCACCACCCGGCGGCCCGAGCCGATCGATCAGGGCCTCACCCAGACAGATCACCAAGGCGGGGGCGGCGGCAGGGCTCATGGCTCCAGGGGCAAAACCGGGCTCGATCCGGCCGGCGCAACGCGGAACCAGCCGGGTTCCGCGGCGGCGAGCCAGTCGCGCAGGGCCGCGATGATGCGGCTGTTGGCCGCCGGAAAGGGGTAGCGCTCAAGCTCGGACACCGCCACCCAGCGCACCTGCTGAGAGGCGAGGGGCCGGGGCACGCCGGAGCGCCAGCGGCAGAGGTGCACCAGGAAGCGGAGTCGCTTGTGGCTGTAGGCGTGGTCGAGCTCGATCAGGGGCTCGGCCACATCCACCTCGATGGCGAGCTCCTCGCGCAGTTCGCGGACGATGGTGGCTTCGATCGCCTCGCCGGGCTCCTGCTTGCCGCCGGGAAACTCCCAGAGGCCGCCGAGCAGACCTTCATCGAGGCGCTGATCGATCAGCACCTCCCGCCGCTCGTTGAACACCACCCCCACGCCCACGACGTGGTGCGGCACCGGTCGCCGATCGGCCTTCACGGGGTAGCGGTCCACAGTTCCGGCAGCGTAGGCAGCGCACCACGGCCGCCAGGGACAGCGCTCGCAGGCGGGCGCGCGCGGGGTGCAGACGGTGGCCCCGAGATCCATCAGCGCCTGGTTGAAATCGCGCGGGCGAGCGGGATCCAGCAGGGTGTCGCTCCAGCTCCAGAACAGGGCCCCGGCCCGGGCCGGTGGGGTGGGGCAGGCGAGCAGGCGGGCCAGCACACGCTTCACGTTGCCATCGAGGATCGCCTCCGGCGCATCGAAGGCCGAGGAGAGGATGCCGGCGGCGGTGGTGCGACCCAGCCCGGGCAGGGCGAGCCAGTCGGCCAGATCCTGAGGCCAGGGCGCACCGGTCACTGCGGCACGTTCCTCCAGCTGCTGGGCCGCCTGCTGCAGACGGCGGGCCCGGCTGTAGTACCCCAGCCCCTGCCAGACCAGCAGCACCTGATCCGGTGGGGCGGCCGCCAGGGTCGCCCGATCCGGGAAGGCCTCCATCCAGCGCCGCCAGTAGGGCCGCATCACCCGCAGCTGGGTCTGCTGCAGCATCACCTCGGCGATCCAGCACGCCTGGACACTGAGCTGCTCACCAGGCTCGGGCCACCTGCCGGCCCTGGTGACCATCCAGGGCTTCTGTGCCGGATCGCGCCTGCCGTGGACTTCCCACCAGGCCAACAGCGAGGCGGCCAGCGCAGGCGCCTCTCTGCTGAGGTTGGACGTCGTCAGCGGCAACGGCTGGCCGTTCGAGACACGTGGGGCCGAGCGAGGGTGAGGCCAGGAGCCATCGAGGAAGGGCCTACGCAAGGGCCGGATGCAACGCTCTCGCGTCGTCCGGCTCCATGCAGGGCTCGCCTCGGCAGGGATTGACTTCCATCACAACGTGAGACAGCTGAGGAACGCCGGCAAGAAGTGCCTTGTAGTGAGCTGGAGGCTTCGGGTGGTGCGTGACCAGCGCAATCGATGCGGACAGATGGCCACTGCTCAGCCGCCAGACATGGAGGTCGCACACGCGATTGTCCGAGTCATTCTCAATGCGTGCGGTGATCTCCCGTCTCACCCCGTCGCCGGCTGAGGCGTCCAGCAAGATGGCGCTGGAGTCACGAATCAACTCCCAGGCCCAGCGCGAGATGACCAGAGCTCCAACACATCCCATCAGGGCATCCATCCAGATCCATCCCAGCACCTTGCCGCAGGCGAGAGCAACAATCGCGAGCACCGAGGTCAGCGCATCCGCGAGCACGTGGATGTAGGCCGCTTTGAGGTTGAGGTCATGATGATGCTCGTGGTGACTGTGTCCATGGGCGTGGCCATGGCCGTGACCTCCATGGCGATCAAGGATCAAGGCGCTGGCCAGATTCACAACCAATCCCAGAACAGCCACCGCGATGGCCTGATTGAAGAAGATGGCATGAGGAGCGAACAGTCGCTCCAGCGACTCAACAATCATCAGCACCGCAACAACGCCCAGTGCAACAGCGCTGGCGAAGCCGGCAAGGACCTCCACCTTCCCGGTCCCGAAGGTGTAGAACGGGTCCGAGGCATGTCGCCTGGCGTAGCGGTACGCGAAAACGGTGATCGCGAACGCGGCGACATGGGTGAACATGTGCCAGCCATCGGCCAGAAGCGCCATCGAGCCAAACAACGAGCCCGTGACGATCTCGACGACCATCGTGATGGCGGTGATGGCCATCACAATCCTGCTGGCTCTCTCAGCACGACGATGGTCGGACGAGAAGTTATGCGAATGCTGCCATTCACCCAGCGAGTGACGATGCATGGATCGACGATTCGTAGCCTTCTGGACCCTACGCCCAGGCTTTGCGCCTGGCTTCACGCCTGACGATGATCACCTGAAGGAGATTCGCTGGTGCAACTTGCTCAGCCGCCAGTGCTCACGCTCGTCTCCCACTCGGCCCGGAGGCTCGCCTCACTCCAGCCATGGCGACCCGCCTGGGTGCGGAAGAACGGCTCCCAGTGGCTCTCCAGCACGTCCACCTCCTCGGCCCCCGAGCGCAGGCTGCGCCAGCCTGAGGCACCTGGCATCCGGCAGGCCCTCCCGCCCGGCAGTGGTTGGGTGCCCTGAACGGCGCGCGCGAGGCGGTCCGACTTGTCCCGCACCGCCTCCATCGGACCGAAGTGGGACGGGTCGATGCACAGATAGAAGCTGCCTCCGACCGAGGCGCCCTGGGCAGAGCCATTGACGAACTGCGCCAGGGTCGGCACCTCCGGTGTGATCGTCCCAAGCGGGTTGATCACCGACTCCATCGACTCCAGGAACAGGTTCAGCATGTAGAGCCTGGGCTCATGCAGGTTCTGGAAACAGCTCTGATCGAAGACCCGCCCATACCCCTCGACCGGCCTGGCGTACGGGGCCAGATCGTTGCTGAGCTGGCCGGTGATCGTATCGATGACGGAATTGTCGCGCACCTTCGTGCCCTGCAGAACGGCCTGGGCGGTGTCGCCGTCATACCACTCGCAGACCTTCGTGCTCATCCAGACCGGGGGTTCGTCTCCCCCCGGGCAAATGCCATCCAGCGGACCCACCTGCAACACGTTGCCCATCCCGCCGAGCGGCGAGGCCATCGGGACACTGTTGTTGGCCGTCATCGCCCAGCAGTCCTTCTCGTGGGCCAGCCAGGCGTAGGACGAGAAGCTGCCGGCATCGTTGTGGTTGGCACCGAAGACGATGGCCAGGCCGTGCTCCTTGGCCTTGGCGATGGCGGCGCGGGCCATCCGTGTGAGCGTGAAGTAGCCCGAGGAGCGGTGACCATCAAAGGCAGCCCAGGTGGGCCCCTCTTTCACCAGCTCGGGCTCAGCCGTGATGTCGAGCTGGCCCTGGCGGAAGGTGAGATCGATCGCCTCGTAGACGCCCAGCCCCTGGTTCAGCTTCCCCTGGCGCATCCCGATGATCAGCGCATCGGCCACGGCATCGCCATGCTCCTCGCTGGCACCGTTGGCCATCCAGAC
It encodes the following:
- a CDS encoding sugar ABC transporter substrate-binding protein, with the translated sequence MPRSPAAMLFRIPRRMALGLLLGLLLAGCSGPRSADGRRELQLWTLQLAPKFNDYMAAVLADWEDRHPGTEVQWTDLPWGSVERKLLAAVFARTAPDVVNLNPPFAANLASKRGLLDLEPMLPEGTAERYLPGIWEAGAQGDDQIAIPWYLTARISLVNSDLLERAGLEGPPRSWEEVPAYARAVRRATGRYGLFVTVVPDDSAELLESMVQMGVTLLDEDLRAGFETEAGRRAFAFWTDLYREGLLPREVVSQGQRRAIELYQSGELALLASGAEFLRTIQTNAPGVAAATRPHPPITGADGAANVAVMTLAVPRQSAMPEQAVSLALFLTNASNQARFAELARVLPSSVQALEEVEAALSREVPATPAETLIRDARLESARTLRRGRVLVPATPGIKRLQAIVYTELQRAMLGQISSDEAVAEAARQWNRYARARWPEGPDAAQP
- a CDS encoding rod shape-determining protein MreD, yielding MRGQLIRRPLCLGPVLLVPLLQLGNPPLLRLDGVPPCWSVLWLLPWALVDGRRSGLLMALALGLLVDALHLDGPSVLPALLLLGWWYGRIGLRAPPIQRSLNLGLLALLGAALLNLSVLAQLWIADWPRMSSSALDGVLVTAVLQVLITALLAPLCCSPLLLLWRRLAPV
- the mreC gene encoding rod shape-determining protein MreC, giving the protein MPSWRWLRRPSVGRIQQSLPWLVALAALVLVRFGKGAGPADLYALISRPFWPGPAQRQWIDSATSLEQRTRLSLLERDNARLRGLLDLADADATLIAAPVISRSTAGWWQQLELGRGSLHGLQAGDAVMGPGGLIGTLASVTPSTARVRLLTARGSDVGVWVPRTRRHGLLEGAGSSRPVLRFLDKDPQVRVGDVVTTSPASTLVPANLPVGVIASLDERSVPAPTALLQPSAPVAAIDWVQIRRLP
- a CDS encoding rod shape-determining protein, with protein sequence MFLRRFQLSRDIGIDLGTANTLIYVSGRGIVLQEPSVVAMDLERNAPLAVGDEAKLMLGRTPGNIRAVRPLRDGVIADFDAAEQMIKSFIQKGNEGRGIVAPRLVVGIPSGVTGVERRAVREAGLAGAREVHLIDEPVAAAIGAGLPVTDPIGTMIVDIGGGTTEVAVLSLGGTVLSESVRVAGDELSDSISVYLKKVHNLVVGERTAEEIKIRIGSAFPDNGFDEETMDVRGLHLLSGLPRTITVRAGDLREAMAEPLNVIVEAVKRTLERTPPELAADIVDRGIMLAGGGALVRGISELISHETGILTHIAEDPLLCVVNGCGQVLEDYKRLQRVLDTPDFARATT
- a CDS encoding single-stranded DNA-binding protein, producing the protein MGVNSVTLVGRAGRDPDVRYFESGSVVANLTLAVNRRSRDDEPDWFNLEIWGKQAQVAADYVRKGSLLGIIGSFKLDRWTDRATGEERSKPVVRVDRLELLGSRRDSEAGAASMDEGGGYGGGAPSEAEVPF
- a CDS encoding DedA family protein encodes the protein MSLTDLVTRLPELIGQAVAANQWLGYGSIFAAMFLENLFPPIPSELIMPLGGFYVQQGQLQFIPVVLAGLAGTVLGAFPWYGIGRLVNEERLEHWLGRHGRWLGISPDDLARSRRWFSRYGSALVFWGRLVPGIRTLISVPAGVEMMPMVPFLIWTTAGSLIWTILLTVAGIALGESYARVELWIEPVSKVIKVLLVVAVVGGGIWLGLRAWRRRHTSD
- the ahcY gene encoding adenosylhomocysteinase, producing MVATPPVSSALPQTTSSYVVADINQADFGRKEIAIAETEMPGLMALRRMHGDTQPLKGARIAGSLHMTIQTAVLINTLVALGAEVRWASCNIFSTQDHAAAAIAASGIPVFAYKGETLDEYWAFTHRILEWGDGGCPNMILDDGGDATGLVMLGSRAESDPSVLDHPSNDEERALFSAIRQKLAAQPGFYSRVRAAIRGVTEETTTGVARLVQMHKSGDLCFPAINVNDSVTKSKFDNLYGCRESLVDGIKRATDVMVAGKVALVMGYGDVGKGSAQSLRGLGATVMVAEVDPICALQAAMEGYRVVRLDDVVRDVDIFVTATGNFNVIRHEHLIAMKDEAIVCNIGHFDNEIDVASLRQYSWETIKPQVDHITLPSGNRIILLAEGRLVNLGCATGHPSFVMSNSFTNQVLAQIELFCRGEQYGNSVHVLPKHLDEMVARLHLERIGARLTELSQEQADYINVPVAGPYKPDHYRY
- the tsaE gene encoding tRNA (adenosine(37)-N6)-threonylcarbamoyltransferase complex ATPase subunit type 1 TsaE, which produces MKSWLADAAATEDLGRDLINRLLPGANATEPLPGPATLPVLLLRGALGAGKTCLTRGLARGLGIEEPITSPTFALAQHYSGWRHGTETALVHLDLYRLEQPAAADELFLQEQEQAEERGALLVVEWPERLSFTPPGSWTVQLEIVAEGRLARLSAATAP
- a CDS encoding carbohydrate kinase codes for the protein MSPAAAPALVICLGEALIDRLGPPGGDVRIGPSSDCLGGAPANVACALARLGTDSALVARLGQDDAGRRFRALFQQRGVRPDGLQADPDRPTRVVLVSRDAAGERCFGGFMGDRGAGFADQALNPDALQPVLEALLPRAAWLLVGTIPMAGGPAARAHALAMAMAEAAGVPIAMDVNWRPTFWPCSAAQARHPILAVLPRVAVLKLAAEEAEWLFASRDPVVVHRALPRRPDQACLVVISDGSRPVRWSNGRLEGACPALAVPVRDTTGAGDAFTAGLLHRLAEDPGMIDSAAAAPLEEAIRFASACGALTCGGEGAIEPQPDADAVRALLQR
- the mutT gene encoding 8-oxo-dGTP diphosphatase MutT → MLQQTQLRVMRPYWRRWMEAFPDRATLAAAPPDQVLLVWQGLGYYSRARRLQQAAQQLEERAAVTGAPWPQDLADWLALPGLGRTTAAGILSSAFDAPEAILDGNVKRVLARLLACPTPPARAGALFWSWSDTLLDPARPRDFNQALMDLGATVCTPRAPACERCPWRPWCAAYAAGTVDRYPVKADRRPVPHHVVGVGVVFNERREVLIDQRLDEGLLGGLWEFPGGKQEPGEAIEATIVRELREELAIEVDVAEPLIELDHAYSHKRLRFLVHLCRWRSGVPRPLASQQVRWVAVSELERYPFPAANSRIIAALRDWLAAAEPGWFRVAPAGSSPVLPLEP
- the dmeF gene encoding CDF family Co(II)/Ni(II) efflux transporter DmeF, which codes for MAITAITMVVEIVTGSLFGSMALLADGWHMFTHVAAFAITVFAYRYARRHASDPFYTFGTGKVEVLAGFASAVALGVVAVLMIVESLERLFAPHAIFFNQAIAVAVLGLVVNLASALILDRHGGHGHGHAHGHSHHEHHHDLNLKAAYIHVLADALTSVLAIVALACGKVLGWIWMDALMGCVGALVISRWAWELIRDSSAILLDASAGDGVRREITARIENDSDNRVCDLHVWRLSSGHLSASIALVTHHPKPPAHYKALLAGVPQLSHVVMEVNPCRGEPCMEPDDARALHPALA